The window AGATGTGTTGTGAGGCGAATGAAGAATTCTCGTAGCTAAGTAACATTTTCATAGCTGCTTGGTGGGCGCTAGGAGTTTGATTGGGTTTGCAAGGCGCTTTAAAATGGCAGTTCACTGGGCGAAAAAAATAATTTGGTGAGCGCTGCAAATCACCAAAACCATTCTCATGTTTATCCTCGCATCTATGGTGTCATTGCGAGGCACTACTTCGCTTGAATTTAGTTTCAATTGATCAAAAGGAATTAACCAAAATGaatgaaataaattaaattcATCCCCCAGTTTTCCAGAATGGTAACTGAATTAGGAGTGACAAAGATTTAGTTTGAAGTTTGCGTTTAAGGAGTATTTCATAGCAAACTTTCACTCGATTACAATAACTTCTCTCCTTTCAATCTAAACTATCAAATAGGGGCTAAAAGATATTTTAGATCGGCAGAGGGCTTTCCGCCCCCCCCTTCACTGTTCGGCATTGATTATATTTCTTTTTCAACAATAATATCTAGCAATTAGATTAATATTTGTTAAGACAATTCTCTTGATTTTGTGCGACCTCTCGGTCTTTAGGCTATTCGGCAGGCGTATCCGAAAATTCGCAGTTTTTTTGATTCTGAAAACGTTTTCAGCAAAGTGTATACCACACGGTAATATTGTTATATATAAAGGAGAACTAAAACACGATAGAGCAAAACGAAAAAGGAGCCACTTATCAACATTTAGGGGAAACAAAACTTGATGTGTTTGGTAAGAAACAAAGGAGATCCAAGTGCATTGCTTCGGGACTGAACATTCTGTATACACACATAAGAGTCTTGTCGATATCACTTTTTCCTCTGTTCGTCATCCAGTAGCCTGTGGAAAAGTTATTCTAAACTAACAGCTCTAAGAAGTGAAATGTCTCTATCTATATATCTCCTTAAAAGTGCTGCCTTtctaacatttaaaacaaaagcaaaaatttGAACAAGGGCTGTTCTGTAACGTGCTGCCTATAGATAGTCCATGACACACGGTTCCCATATTCCCACCCTGGCTCtgagaagtctctctctctcgctctctctctcttttgcaagTCTCTTCATTTAGCTCTTTGAACCTGTGATTGGAGGTTaaagtgcaccaggttgcaatggAAGGAGGAAGCTCTTAAACAATAAAGGCTTGAATATTTAGCTGTGATCAGGTCGCTGCCCTCTCCTTATCTTTTTAAATGCAAATCTTCTTTTGGGGTAGTAGCTATATACCCAGCGCCTCTCCACGTCACCTGCCTTTGGTGTGTCTGTGCCATTACTAATAGAGCCTTGTAAACAATCGTTAATCATGTAAGTGCTGCCGGCCAATGGGTTCGGATCGctagtgggagagagagagacggcTCTACAGAGGCAACCAGGGGGACagtcccccagctgcccccccccgGACCAGAAGGGGAGCCCATCCCCaaggaagagaagagcagctccagagccccaagcaGCATGTGGAGAGTTGCTGCCCGGCTCTCGCCATCATGTACGTGAGCTACCTATTGGATAAGGAGGGGCCCATGTACTCCAGCTCCGTGCGCCACTCGGGGGGGCTCAATCTGGCGGCGCAGAACTTTGTCAGCGCCCCGCAATACCCGGACTACGGAGGATACCATGTGGCCGCGGCCGGGGTGAACCTGGACAGCGCCCAGTCCCCGGGCCCCTCGTGGCCCTCTCCCTACGGCGCTCCGCTGCGGGATGACTGGAACGGCTACGGGCAGGGGGGCCCTGCCACTGCGGCGGCCAGCGCGGTGCATGGGCTGAACGGCGGCTCCCCCGCTGCGGCCCTGGCTTACAGCCCGGCTGactatcaccaccaccaccaccacccgggCCCGGCGCCCCACGCCGCCTCCGGGGTCATGCAGCAGCTCAACCTGGGCGCCCCGGCCGCAGAACAGCTCTCCCCTGGCGGCCAGCGGCGGAATCTGTGCGAGTGGATGAGGAAGCCGACACAGCCCGCCCTGGGCGGCCAGGGTAAGCGGCGGAGCGCCGGGAGCCTGGGCGAGCAAAGGCCTGGGGCCTCGGAGAACCCGGCAGAGCGCTGGGACCCGGAGCCAGCTGCCCACCCACCAGGGCCCTGGACCGgagcccagctcagggagggTCCTGCATTGCAGCAGAGCCCTGCAGGCCTGGGCTCTGGCTAGCCGCAAAGCGCTGGGGCCCTGCGCACCGGAGCTCTGCACTGGAGCCTAGCTCAGGG of the Gopherus flavomarginatus isolate rGopFla2 chromosome 1, rGopFla2.mat.asm, whole genome shotgun sequence genome contains:
- the CDX2 gene encoding homeobox protein CDX-2, coding for MYVSYLLDKEGPMYSSSVRHSGGLNLAAQNFVSAPQYPDYGGYHVAAAGVNLDSAQSPGPSWPSPYGAPLRDDWNGYGQGGPATAAASAVHGLNGGSPAAALAYSPADYHHHHHHPGPAPHAASGVMQQLNLGAPAAEQLSPGGQRRNLCEWMRKPTQPALGGQVKTRTKDKYRVVYTDHQRLELEKEFHYSRYITIRRKAELAATLGLSERQVKIWFQNRRAKERKINKKKLQQSQPGAVHSGSQALSPVSSLQGSTGPGPAGGVLGAAGVLAPSVTQ